A window of Loxodonta africana isolate mLoxAfr1 chromosome 3, mLoxAfr1.hap2, whole genome shotgun sequence genomic DNA:
CCGTGGTAGCTCTGACttgagacttctagcctccagagtagagaataagtttctgttctctaACACCACCCACTTGGAGACGATGACCCCCACTCCCAGCAGAGGGGACCCTGGCACTGGTTGAGGGGTGGCCTTGGGCCCTTTCCTGGGGTGAGGGCTTGGGACAGGACACCTGCTGATCCCACTGCAGGCCCCAACGCATGCAGCCCCAAGACCCCGGCAGATTTGCGCCAAGGACAGGCCGGGGCAGGGATTCCAGGTCCCCACCCCAGGGTCCGGACAGTGTCCTTGGTATGCTGGACACGGGACCGAGAACTGTGGCACAGATGGGGCCCGGCAGCATCGGGCGTCAAATGAAACAGTCATGCAGAATGGGACGGACCATGCAGAAGCAGGGTACACACAGGTCCCTGAGGGTGTCGGGGAAACCTCCCTTTTACCTGCCATGCCCACGGCACGGCGGGAGGGACTTGTGTTACTTTTGTGataaaagaacaaagggggacAAAAGAGAAAAGGGGGTCTCGAGAGAATAGAAAATGGGGGCATGGAGTGGGATCACAGAGGGAAGCAGGGGACTGAGGACCACTGGTCCCCCGCCTGCCCCCCACAAGCTGGGCTGGCTCACCTCGGTTCCGCCGGAGCCGCCCCCAGTGGTAGCAGCACTCCTCAGCGCGCACGCAGCGGCCTGAGGAGGACACAAGGTACTCGGCCCCGCAGCGACAGCAGATCCTGCAGGAGGCTGCGGGCAGAACGGACAGACGGTGAACCAACAGATGGACAGACAGGAGGGGGTGTGGAGTCAGAGCCTCAGGTGGGAGTGGCTGTGGGGTCAGAGCCTCAGACAGGAGGGGGTGCGGGGTTGGACTATCCCCCCGCCCCGTGCTGTTCCCTCCACCTGGAGCCcccttcctgcccccaccccatcaGGGCACAGGTAACATGCGGAGGCGGCCGCTCACCATCCTTGGGCTTCTTCTCCTCAGCTGTGAAGATGACAGCTCCGCCAGGCCGCTCAGGGTGGGGGAAGGGATAGccattgtccttgagttgatCCTCAGTGAGCAGGTACTCCTTGAGACGGCTGTACAGCGCGGCCCCTGCGGATGGACACCCAAAGGGCCGGCCGTCATGGGGCAACGCAGAGGGCACCCGCTTCCAAGAAGCAGGGGTGGGACAGCCTGTCTTCAAGAGGCCATGCTGTGGGGCTGAGCAGAAGGGTGGGCTCACCTTTCAGGTCTTCCACCCGGGGGCTGCTTGGCCGGCTGAGAGAGAAGCTGGTCTTGGCGGCCAACCTGCCACCCAGAACCACCTCGTGGGACACCAGCCGCCGGCTGCTGGTTTCTGCAAGGAGAGGGGAGTGGAGAGCAGAGTAAACTCAGCTGACCAGATGCCCCGCTACCCCCGCCCCTCAGGCCTTGTCCCCTTGGCGACCCCCCCAGCTCCGCACTTCTGGAAGGTTCCCCACAGCCCAGACAAGGGGAGGAAAACCTTCATGTGCGATGAGTACTGTGTGACCTTGTCACCCCCTCCTGGGTGGGGAGAACCCTGCAGGCCCCCACCCTGAACTCTGTGGTGCACCTGGCCCTTCCTCGGTCTGGAGGCCCCACGCTCCCCACGGTGAgagcttccccccaccccccgaaaTGTGCGAATGggtggggagaagacagtgagaCCTCAGTGCTGGTCTGCGTAGAGCCTGCCAGCCCCTTGAGCATGGGCGCAGAGCTAATGAAGGGGACGGCAGCGAGGTGGCGGGCCAGGCGCCCACTGAGTGCTTAATGCACCTCAAGAGAGCTAAGGAGTGTGCTCTCTCTGCACAGCCCCCCAGCTGTGAAGGGCCTGGGGGCTCCATTAGTGGGGGACTAAGGCGTGAAAAAGCTTCTCTGCTTGGACGGGTGGCTAATGGGGAGGGCTGCTCCAGGGGcctccctgacatcggccttaaGTTCTTGTCAGCTGTCTGAGGCTCTGTGAAGGCCACCCCAGTACCCCAAGCACAGCCCGCACCTTCTAGCTCTCTGTTCCCACTGCCCCAGACTCACTGCTGAGACCAGGTGTGGTGCTGGGGACCAGGCCCCGCAGCTTCTTGAGGGTGTTGACGGCGACATTCAGGTAGATGTTCTTGCTGGGGCTACGGTCGTAGGCCACCTTCTCCTCTGTCAGTGCCTGTGGACAGGCATGCCGGCACGTGGCGCTCAGTCCTGGCACCACACCAGGGACCCCGGAAGCAAGTGGCAATGGGACCTGGGAGGTGctgggcttgggggctggggggtcCTGCACCTTTCCCAGACAGCCCCCTTCAAACAgctgtggagtcaactctgactcctggcgcccccacgtgtcagagcagaactgtgctccacaggattttcgatggctgatttttcagaagtggatctcgaggcctttcttccaaggctcctctggatggacttaaacctcccacctttcagttggcagcctgGCACATtcaccatctgtaccacccagctGAGACTGATCGTCACGCAAACCTGGAGACTGGGGAGGGGCGAGGACCTGCCTGGCTCCTGGCCCAACCCCCCGGCCCTGTACCTTCTCGATGGCTTCCTGGTTGGAAGCACAGAACTTGAGACACTCCTCGATAAACAGGTTAAGGTACCGCTGCCGGATGGCTGTGGGGACTTTGGCCCCAAACTCTTTGGGGATAATGGGCTTCTTTAAACTCTAAAGGGAAGCACAGCCAGTAAACAAGGTGAATGGAGGGGATGGAGACCGAGGCCCCCCATCCCGGGCCGGATCCCACCATGTCACCTGCAGCGATGGACTGTGGGCAACCCGCTTGGGGGTGGCGGTGGAGGTGGTCTTGGAGGCCATCCCTGCCAGCGTGCGTGTCTTCAGGGGCTGCCTGCCAGGCTCAGGGCCGTGGGAGGGctggctgctgctgctggccGCCAGGGTCCGCTTGGCACCTGTAGGGGCTGGCGGGGGGCCGGGGGTGTGAGGGCAGGCAGCAAGCAGGCCCATGACCGAGCTGCGGAGCACCAGGTAGCTGTGGTCGCTCAGGGCCAGCAGCACGTGCATCTCACAGCAGAGGGCCGGGGGCCGCAGCTTGCAGCTTGGGCTGGGAAAGGACATTGGGCTCTATCTGCGTGCGGGCAAGTCCATCGAGCGGGGATGACGGTCAGCAGCGGGGGGCTGGGTCAGGCACCGGGGCCGCCAACGGGGTGATGTGGAGGGTGGCGTGGGCTGTGTCGAGCTGCTGCATGGTCAGGCCCCCGGCTCCGAGGCATTGACATCCAAGGGAGGAAAGGCCCTGGCTCCTGGGCAGAGGACCCGAGGGTATGGACAGCCCATCCCTGGTCATTGTGACCAGTGCCGGCCTCTATGTTCTGCCCTACCCACCGATGAGGTCACAAAGTACATAGTCTCTGCCTgtgggggcagggctgggggctgTTTCTGAGGCGAGGcccctgtgtgtatgtgtctgggGGTCTGATCAGGTGTGAACTTGGGTGCTGGTGAAGAGACAGATGCTCAGAGAGCTGGACATCCCTTTCTGGCCTCGGGCCCATCTCTTCCCAAACTGTCTGGCCCCCTACGGGGCAGCCCGGGTCAGCGACCACGGGGCCACAGGCCACCGCGCACTTGCTGCCCTGGTGAGCTTTGGGCCCACGTGCGAACCACAGAGGACATGTCGCCCCTGATGGTGGCCCCCACAGTGCCAGCTCTGCCCAGCCTTGTCACACCAAGCCTGTCCTGGCCTAGAGATGCACAGTCCCTGTCATGGATTACCTGCTTGACCATATGGGAAGGAGATCTGAGTGCAGTCAGAGTTTTCATGCAGCCCTTGGAGGTCCGCATAGAAAGGAACATTCACACGACACACTGGACTTGGCACCAGCACTCTGGTGGAGCTGGCCTTTGCAGCTCAAATGCTCACAACCAAGGTCTGCAGCCAGAGTCATGCTCAGGGTCACTAGGAGCACCTGACAGATACGCAGCTGCAGCCACCTCGCTGGACTGTACGCACACGCACGTATGTCTGAGTCGACTAGACTCTAGAGTGAGAGATCAGGACTGTATGCGTACACACGTCTCAGGGTCGACTCCATACTAGAGCAGGAGGTCAGGACTGTAACGCACACACACGTGTCTCAGGGTCGACTCCATACTAGAGCATGAGGTCAGGACTGTAACGCACACACACGTGTCTCAGGGTCGACTCCATACTAGAGCATGAGGTCAGGACTGTAACGCACACACACGTGTCTCAGGGTCGACTCCATACCAGAGCAGGGGGTGAGGACTGTAACGCACACACACGTGTCTCAGGGTCGACTCCATACTGGAGCAGGAGGTCAGCACTGTAATGCACATACACGTGTCTCAGGATTGACTAGGTCCTAGAGCGGGAGGTCAGGactgcaacacacacacacgtgtctCAGGGTTGACTCAATACTAGAGCGGGAGGTCAGGACTGTAACGCACACATGCGTGTCTCAGGGTCGACTCCAtactggagcaggacatcatgacTGTAACGCACACACGTGTCTCAGGGTCGACTCCATACTAGAGCAGGAGGTCAGGACTGTAACGCACACACACGTGTCTCGGGCTCGACTCCATACTAGAGCAGGAGATCATGACTGTAACGCACACACGCGTGTCTCAGGGTCGACTCCATACTAGAGTAGGAGGTCAGGACTGTAACGCACACACACGTGTCTCGGGGTCGACTCCATACTAGAGCAGGAGGTCAGGACTTTGACGCACACACACGTCTCAAGGTCAACTTGATTCTGGGCCACTCCTCTTCCCCATGCCAAAGCCATCACTGCTGACCCCCTGCGACTCTGGCTTTGGGGCTGTAGCTCAGCCGTTATGGGGAAGGGGAGGCGGGAACGCAGTCAGGGGTCCCTGCAGAGTCTTTTCTAAAGGCTCTCACCCCCAGGGGAAAAGAGGGTGACTGCTGGGACACCAAAGGGCACATTGCTGGCCACCAGGCCAGGCTCTAGGGGCACTGAGGGCATGGGAGTTACTCAAGGGTGGTCTTTGAGACAGCAGCGGGAAGCTCCCCCGGGAGGTGGCGGGACTTGCTGTCCTTGCTGACCCTCCTCGCTAAGACCATGGCCCCAGACTCTGCATGCTAATAAGGCTCCTGAATTCCCGCTTAGGTGACATGCCTCCCCTCACAGTTCCTTGTGCCTCCACAGAATGTTTCAGGAAAACAGAGCCTCGGACACACTGACAAGCCACCTAGCCTGACAACAGAGAAGGCACCAACTTCCAGACAAGGTCAAGGGCAGGGATAAAACATGCCCTTCAGACTAGAAGAAACACGGTCCCCACCCTCTACCCCcattgtcattgttagctgccgttgagtctgccctagactcgtggcgaccccacgcacaaccgaacgaaacactgcccggtcctgcgccatccctgtgATCAGTCGTGGATCTGGCTGCTGCaactcactggctgattttctgaggtccatcaccaggcccttcttcctagtccatcttagtctggaagctccactgagatgtgttcagcatcccagcaacacgcaagcctccggtGACAGACGGGAGGTGGATGAGCATGAGgtcactggccaggaatcaaacccgggcCTCCCATGTGAaagtgagagttctaccactgagccaccagagacCTCACCATCCCTTCTGTCTCTTACACACGTCAGCTGCTAGAGCCCATCAGAGACCAAGCTCTTCCTACAGCCATACCCACCACTGACACCTTACTAGGTGGGATGCCACACCTGGGAAAGGCTTGCCACGCCCACCTCCAGACCATCCTGAGGCCCTGATCCCAGCTGGGACCAAGTCCCTGGGCTGTGCCCTCCATGTCCCAGGAGGCAGGAGCCTGGGCCAGAGGGGGAGGGGTCGCCAACAGGGTGGGGGAGGCAGGGACACAGAGAAGGGCAGCAGGGACAGCCGGGACGGCCACccggggtcacactccaaggaagCCTGATACAAAAGCAGGACTGGGGAGGAAACAGCACCCTTGATGCCCACAGCCAGGAGGGGTGGGGCAACACCAGGCCTCCACTGTGACCGGGCAGGGGAGGTCCCCTACTCTGTCTCACAGATGAACCGAGGCCACCGCAGTGAGAAGAGCAGGGCCTGGGCTGGGACTCCCCTCTGCGCCCCTAGGGCCCACCCCGGCCAGGACAGGCCCAGCCTGGGATGCACCTGCAGCCAGGCGGGGGTTGGGTACGTGGGCGATCCTCCTCTTCTCTCCAGGCGCTGAGATGTGCACAGAGGACAGCTTCTCGGCCGGCCGCGGGGCCTGGAGCCAGCTGGCCGACTCCCTCTGGGCCTGCTGGGCACGCCGGTAGCACACCTCCTGGGCAGTCAGGGGCCGGGCCGGGGTCACTGGTGGGGCTCTCCTTGGGGGCTCTGCCTGGAGGACCAGAAACGCTGGGGTCTAGCTGCACATAGAGAGCCCCTGGAGCCCTGGGACCAGGGTGCAGGCGCCTGCCAAGGATGCCCCAGCAGGAACCAGCAGGCAGCCTTGGCCCACAGGTATGTGGCGGCTCCATCCTGGGTGCCCACAGGGCAGGGGTCCTCCGGCTCCTGATGTCTTCCTGCCCAGGCTATGCCCTTGGCCCTGACATAGGGCAGGGTGGGATCCCTGGCAACTGGTACGATTGGCCCCACTCCAGCTTCTGCAGGAGGAGGGCAGGAAGGAAGGTGTCGTGCCTGAATACACTGAGCAGGACCCCGCTGCTCCCCACCTCTCCTGTGAGAGTTCACTGACCCCACAGCAACCCCAGAGCCATACAGCGTGCTGGGGATCGGGACCCAGAGGTCTCAGTCCAGGCTGGGgggctgttttccctgggctgtgCACCCCCCAGCCCCCTGGCACTGTGAGGACAGGCAGTGGGCCAATCTCATCTCTCCTAAGATAGCACCACATACGGGTTTCCCAAAAGAACCCATCGAGAAGGCACGTTGGGCCCTTGTTTCTGCAGATGGGTGCAGGGCTGGGTAGGGGGCCCGGCCCCTCCAAATCACATCCAACCCCTCCCTTCTTACCACCGGCCGCCATTGGCAATGAGTCAGATGACCTCACCTCCCTCCCCTGCTTGGCAAGATGGGAGATCCTTCTCTTCTGCCCAGGGAACAGCGTGGTCAGGTCTGTATGCTCCTTCTCCTCCTGGGGTGGCTGAAACACAGTGcacacaacacacatacacacacacaacatgcacacacatgcaacaCACGCaatactcacacatgcacacatgcaacAACGCAACACACATGCAAcgcaacacacgcacacacaacacacacacgcaACACGTGCCATTTCTCAACATGGGTCCCTCCACGGATCCTCCCCAACCCCTAGCACCGACACATCTCCACCTAGCCTCAAAACTGCCCCCAGGTGGAAGATGAAACTTGCCAGACCCTGAGACTTGGGAGTGGGGTGGGAAGGAGCAGACACACTGGAGTTGGCTACACCCTGCACCTCTGAGGTGGGGCATGGTCTGCACCTGGACCCCAGGAGGCACGCCGGGCCTGTCTTTTGGGCCACGACAAGGCCCCTGACCCAGCCCCAGGTCCCAAGCCCACCTCCCCAGCCCTGCCACCTGGAACCCCTCCCCTGGCTCCTGTCCTGTGCCCCAAACCAGGGCAAGGGCTGGGAAAGGCCCAGGGCAGGGACTGAGAAAGGCCCAGAGCAGGGactgagaaaggcccagggcagGGGCTGGGAAAGGCCCAGGGCAGGGGCTGGGAAGGCTTAGGCAGGGACTGGGAAAGGCCCAGGGCAGGGGCTGAAAAAGGCCCAGGGCAGGGGCTGGAAAAGgaacagggcagaggctgggaaaGGCTGTTAGTGAGCGAGCAGAAACCAGAAAGCGCGGCCAGGAGGGAAGGGCCTGGGTGTCGGTTTGTTTGAAGgcagtgccccctggtggccgTGGTGGGGAGTGTGAGGAGACGGGTGCGAGCCGCCagggcaggggaagggaggggtgCTGGGACCCGCGTAAGAGGGCTACCCCTTGGCCTATCTGTGGGAAGGTGGTGGCAGGAGCCCCACTGGGTGGTGGTGACAGCGCCCACTTtctggactgggtgcaggggggCAATGGGCAGCTGCCAGAGGCTCTTGACTCAACCAGGGCAGAGGCCAGTGCTGACTGACCAGGATGGCAGGTGGCCAGTTTGCATCATCACCGAGACAGAGAGCCATCAGGGACCAGCCAGGGCTAGGGGCCACCGCCCTCACCTTGTGGGCCATCTACCCTCACCTGGTGAGCCAGCCGGCCCTTGTCCTCCGTCTTCACGCTGGTGGACTCGTTGAAGATGCGTAGGCACTCCTCCATGGGGTCTGAGTCAAAGTCTACCTCCTTCTCCAGGGCCGCGTAGTCCACCTCCTCCcccgaggaggaggaggaggaggaggaggaggaggagggagagggggcaggggaggcgggtgggggcggggaggccTTGAGCCGTTTGGGCGGGCCCTGCTCCTCTGCTGCTGACAGGCCCAGGCTGGAGTCCGAGTCTGTGTCTGAGTCTGAGCTGAGGCTGGGCAGGGTGGGGGGCCAGGCCCGCGGTGCCCCCGTGTCCTCGTCTGCGCTCTCATCCCCAAAGAGGTCAGCGTGGCTCAGGGCACGCCGCTTCAACTTGGGGGCATCCCGGGAGCTGCCCTCGTCCAGCGAGTGGGCTTTGCGCGTGGCCAGCTTCCCCGAGGAGGGCTTGCCCTGCTTCCTGCGGGCCGGCTGGGGCTTCGGGGGCCGGTTGGGCCTCGATTTCCCTGAGCTGGCCAGCGTGGTGGCCGAGGATGGCTTCTTCTTGGTCCTGTCTGGCCGCTCCGCCTGGCGCCGGGGACTGGCAGCCCTTGGGGCCCTCTTCTCATCTGGCTTCCCTTGGTCCCTGTCCCTGCCCTTGTCTTTCTTCCGGATGCCATCCTTGTGGCTGGTGGGTGGCAGCTCCCCATGTTTCTTCTTCTTGGATTTCGCTTCCTTGGGGGTCCCCCGCTCCTGTGCGGCTTGGGCTGGGGCGGCAGGCGTGACGGGGGGCCCCCCGCCGGAGCCCTGGGGAGGCTGCCCGAGATCACCGACGTCGTACTGTACGGCCATCTCCTTGGTCTCCCGAGGGCCGCCCTCCTCAGGCTCTAGGCCCTCCTTGCAGGACAGCTTCCTGGAGGCCTGGCTCTCGGCGCCTACGGGGGTCTGGGGGGTGCTGGTGGAGGTGGGCCCATTGCTCGAGGCCTCCACAGCGTCATCTTCCGAGTCTGAGAAGCGGGCGTCGCAGCCGCTGAAGGGGTCACAGTGCTTCTTGGGCGCTGGCGTGTAGGGTTCACGGCCGGAGACGCCCCGGGCCCGCTTGGGGGCCCTCTCGTCCCTGGAGCTGACCCTGCTCAGCAGCCGGGCTGAGTAGTTGGACAGTGGGTCGTATTCCAGATCGGTGGATGGCTTGGAGTTATCCACGACATACTTGCTGTTGGGGATGGGGCGGCCGTGCCTGCGGGGCTGGCCCACGGCCTTGGGCACGTACTCCAGGGCGCCACTCCGGCCCGGGCTCCTCTCCAGCGAGTACTTGCCACCTGGCTCGGCAGGCGCAGCCAGCGGTGTGGGCTGGTAGCCAGCATCTGGGCTCAGTGGGCCACGGCTGCTGGGGTGGTAGTTGAAGGACAGCGGGAAGGCGTCCTCATCACCCAGATCGGCAGCGGGGGTGGCAGGGCCACGGGGTGCCAGAGCAGAGGCCTCGCCAGCGCCACCTGCCCGGGCTGTGCCCAGGAGCTCCTGGTAGCGCCTCTGCTCCAGCTCCACCTCAGTGCGCACGGCCTCGATGGCCTGGTTGACCAGCTCCAGCTCCAGCATGTCTGAGCGGGGCTTGTCCCCGCCGTCCAGGACGCCATTCTCTCTCTGCACAGGCGGCTTGGGCAGCTCAGGGTTGTAGGGATCGTAGCCAAGCCCTGAAatgaagacaggagagaaaacagCCAGTCACTGGCCTGAGGATAGCCCCAACCAGAAACAAGGAGAGAGGCAGCCTTCCAGAAGCTCCTGTGACCCGGCTCTCGCCTTGGCCCCCAGCAGAGCTCCACCGAGGCGCTGCTGTGGCTGGCTCCGAGCTGGGCAGAGAGGTGCTTCCGGAACCCCCTCCACACCAGGAGCTGTGCTGGGTGCAGCTCAACCATGTGGCTGGGTCACGGCAGGGCGGCGTGGGTGTGCAACTACCAGCCACACCAAACAGGGACTTTC
This region includes:
- the REXO1 gene encoding RNA exonuclease 1 homolog isoform X4, with amino-acid sequence MLELELVNQAIEAVRTEVELEQRRYQELLGTARAGGAGEASALAPRGPATPAADLGDEDAFPLSFNYHPSSRGPLSPDAGYQPTPLAAPAEPGGKYSLERSPGRSGALEYVPKAVGQPRRHGRPIPNSKYVVDNSKPSTDLEYDPLSNYSARLLSRVSSRDERAPKRARGVSGREPYTPAPKKHCDPFSGCDARFSDSEDDAVEASSNGPTSTSTPQTPVGAESQASRKLSCKEGLEPEEGGPRETKEMAVQYDVGDLGQPPQGSGGGPPVTPAAPAQAAQERGTPKEAKSKKKKHGELPPTSHKDGIRKKDKGRDRDQGKPDEKRAPRAASPRRQAERPDRTKKKPSSATTLASSGKSRPNRPPKPQPARRKQGKPSSGKLATRKAHSLDEGSSRDAPKLKRRALSHADLFGDESADEDTGAPRAWPPTLPSLSSDSDTDSDSSLGLSAAEEQGPPKRLKASPPPPASPAPSPSSSSSSSSSSSGEEVDYAALEKEVDFDSDPMEECLRIFNESTSVKTEDKGRLAHQPPQEEKEHTDLTTLFPGQKRRISHLAKQGREAEPPRRAPPVTPARPLTAQEVCYRRAQQAQRESASWLQAPRPAEKLSSVHISAPGEKRRIAHVPNPRLAAAPTGAKRTLAASSSSQPSHGPEPGRQPLKTRTLAGMASKTTSTATPKRVAHSPSLQSLKKPIIPKEFGAKVPTAIRQRYLNLFIEECLKFCASNQEAIEKALTEEKVAYDRSPSKNIYLNVAVNTLKKLRGLVPSTTPGLSKTSSRRLVSHEVVLGGRLAAKTSFSLSRPSSPRVEDLKGAALYSRLKEYLLTEDQLKDNGYPFPHPERPGGAVIFTAEEKKPKDASCRICCRCGAEYLVSSSGRCVRAEECCYHWGRLRRNRVAGGWETQYTCCSAAVGSVGCQVAKQHVQDGRKENLEGFVKTFEKEHPEDAHPGVYALDCEMSYTTYGLELTRVTVVDTDMRVVYDTFVKPDNEIVDYNTRFSGVTEADLADTSITLRDVQAVLLSMLSADTILIGHSLESDLLALKVIHSTVVDTAVLFPHRLGLPYKRSLRNLMADYLRQIIQDNADGHSSSEDASACMHLMVWKIREDAKTQR